Genomic DNA from Vibrio tubiashii ATCC 19109:
ATCAGGGCCAAACGGATAGCCTGACACTGCACATTTAAAACTGTCTAAATACTTAGCCAAATCTGAATTGTTCATAGCAAACGCTCCAATTAAAAAAGGAGCACTAGGCTCCTTTATCTGCTATTTAGAAATGAGTGCATCACCTTCAAATCTGATGCCTTGCCAGCCAAACTGAATAAAGTTACGAATGTTGGCGTGATCTTGACCATCCGGATTGCCTAAGACATCTTCGCGATAAAACTTGCCAAAACAAGCCAGTGTTGATGAAGGGTCTAATTGGTTTAGAAGGCCAAACGCAAAGATTTTGCACGAACCATTGTTCTGGTTTGCGTCGTTTAAGGTCTCTCCGTTGACAAACGCGGTTGGCGTGAACTCATAGTTCGCTTCAATGACCGCCATAGTGTCTTCAAATCGCACCGATTCAGGCGATTGAGAAAGGTTGTCGAGAAATTGCTTCAGATCCATGTGATATATACTCCATAAGATTTGGATCGAGTCTAAGACATAGATTGAAATAAAAAAAGCTCTTTCGCGATGAAAGAGCTTTTGCTGCGAGGACAC
This window encodes:
- a CDS encoding HopJ type III effector protein, which codes for MDLKQFLDNLSQSPESVRFEDTMAVIEANYEFTPTAFVNGETLNDANQNNGSCKIFAFGLLNQLDPSSTLACFGKFYREDVLGNPDGQDHANIRNFIQFGWQGIRFEGDALISK